The sequence below is a genomic window from Ignavibacteriales bacterium.
GCAGAATATTTCTGATTTCATATTCATCATCATAAGTTTCCAGATCTGAATCACCGCGGCTTCTTCTAAGCCAGTCAATCGCTTTCAGTCTTGCGAGAAGCACCATCCAGGTATAAGCATTGTAAATTACAAAGTCGAAGTGCTCGGTCCATTTCCAAATGATAAGAAAGACATCTGATAATACTTCATCAGCAGCGTCTTTATTGCCGACAATTTTTTTTATGAGTGTGTAAAGTAAAGGCGAGTATCTGTCGTATAACATCTCAAGTGAGGCTGAATCATTTTTCCTGACCTGCAGAAGCAGTTCTTCATCAGTTATAAAATCGTTGTTCACCAATTCCAGATCCCTTTTAAGCTACAGTTAGACGACAATTTTTGTCAGATTAATCAAATTTATAGAAATATTATGCCACCACTTATTCACACTAATATGTAAGTGCATTGATTGCTGGCTGT
It includes:
- a CDS encoding sigma-70 family RNA polymerase sigma factor, which encodes MVNNDFITDEELLLQVRKNDSASLEMLYDRYSPLLYTLIKKIVGNKDAADEVLSDVFLIIWKWTEHFDFVIYNAYTWMVLLARLKAIDWLRRSRGDSDLETYDDEYEIRNILPILSPEIETIELKQALKMRERVTSAIGSLSDEQMFMLSLVYYEGYNDKAIASRVNIPVATVKLKLQHIMELLMEKLGN